From one Comamonas piscis genomic stretch:
- a CDS encoding PIG-L deacetylase family protein, producing the protein MEALKSRHIEGEGTSELQWQHWLAQAPMGTIPAAELLQGCERVVIVSPHPDDEILATAGIMQHCEASGLPCTVIAVTSGEASHPGSRLWTPDQLAQARERESAQALALLCPGSQIIHLRIPDGQVQDHQPQLESRLQQLLRPTDAVFCPWRYDGHPDHEATGEACAAATADIGSRLFEVPIWTWHWAIPGDQRVPWQQAVRMPLSADQLDRKCLALSCFRSQLLPDPSTGRAAILPRWATARLLRNFEVILR; encoded by the coding sequence ATGGAAGCTCTGAAATCCCGCCACATCGAGGGCGAAGGCACGTCCGAATTGCAATGGCAGCACTGGCTGGCCCAAGCGCCCATGGGCACCATACCTGCCGCGGAGCTGTTGCAAGGTTGCGAGCGGGTGGTGATTGTCTCGCCCCACCCCGATGATGAAATCCTCGCCACCGCCGGCATCATGCAGCACTGCGAGGCCAGCGGCCTGCCCTGCACAGTGATAGCGGTGACCTCTGGCGAGGCCAGCCACCCCGGCTCGCGCCTGTGGACGCCCGACCAGCTGGCCCAGGCCCGCGAGCGCGAAAGCGCGCAGGCCTTGGCCCTGCTCTGCCCGGGCAGCCAGATCATCCACCTGCGCATCCCCGATGGGCAGGTGCAGGACCACCAACCCCAGCTCGAATCCCGCTTGCAGCAGCTGCTGCGCCCCACGGACGCGGTCTTCTGCCCCTGGCGCTATGACGGCCACCCCGACCATGAGGCCACGGGCGAGGCCTGTGCCGCCGCCACGGCAGATATCGGCAGCCGCCTGTTTGAGGTGCCCATCTGGACCTGGCACTGGGCCATTCCGGGTGACCAGCGCGTGCCCTGGCAGCAGGCAGTACGCATGCCGCTGAGCGCCGACCAGCTGGACCGCAAGTGCCTGGCGCTGTCCTGCTTTCGCAGCCAGCTGCTGCCCGACCCCTCTACCGGCCGGGCCGCGATCCTGCCCCGCTGGGCGACTGCTCGCCTGCTGCGCAACTTTGAGGTGATCCTGCGATGA
- a CDS encoding acyl-CoA dehydrogenase — MTDASRPLEDFLTFSETQEPGEILRALVAQGLDQLPLPGQGHTLARWRALAAVAAHNLSLVKLFEGHTDALAILAELGAQAPAAARTWAVWGAEPPANRVQATLARLNEGLASGSEVLLSGTKAWCSGARSVDQALVTAWLSDTERCLVAVNLHQPEVQVCKSGWEAVGMAASASVDVRFENASATLVGTPGAYLSRPGFQHGGAGIAACWYGASARMAGHLRQACRSKAEPHALAHLGAVDIALSTTAALLRVTAAQIDAQPALPWTMDVNRCRLAAEAAAQQVLQHVPRALGPGPFCKDRSLALLLADLPIFIRQCHAERDLAALGQAIAEQENNAPWKL; from the coding sequence ATGACTGATGCTTCTCGCCCACTGGAAGATTTTTTGACCTTCTCCGAGACGCAGGAGCCCGGAGAAATCTTACGCGCCTTGGTCGCCCAAGGCCTGGACCAGTTACCGCTGCCCGGCCAGGGGCACACGCTGGCACGCTGGCGGGCTTTGGCGGCGGTCGCCGCCCACAACCTAAGCCTGGTCAAACTGTTTGAGGGCCACACTGATGCGTTGGCGATTCTGGCTGAATTGGGCGCTCAGGCGCCTGCGGCCGCGCGGACCTGGGCGGTCTGGGGTGCCGAACCGCCGGCCAACCGGGTGCAGGCCACCCTGGCCAGGCTCAATGAAGGCCTCGCATCTGGCAGCGAGGTGCTGCTGAGCGGCACCAAGGCCTGGTGCTCAGGCGCGAGAAGCGTGGACCAAGCGCTGGTGACCGCCTGGTTGTCCGATACCGAGCGCTGTCTGGTGGCAGTCAACCTGCACCAGCCGGAAGTGCAGGTCTGCAAAAGCGGCTGGGAGGCCGTAGGCATGGCCGCCAGTGCGAGTGTGGATGTGCGCTTTGAAAACGCCAGCGCCACCTTGGTCGGCACGCCGGGTGCTTACCTGAGCCGCCCCGGCTTTCAACACGGCGGCGCCGGTATCGCGGCTTGCTGGTATGGCGCCAGCGCCCGCATGGCCGGCCATCTGCGGCAGGCTTGCCGGAGCAAGGCGGAGCCCCATGCGCTGGCACACCTGGGTGCGGTCGATATTGCGCTGTCAACCACCGCCGCACTGTTGCGCGTCACGGCAGCCCAGATCGATGCCCAGCCCGCGCTGCCCTGGACTATGGACGTTAACCGCTGCCGCCTGGCCGCCGAGGCCGCAGCCCAGCAAGTGCTGCAGCATGTGCCGCGCGCGCTCGGCCCCGGCCCCTTTTGCAAAGACCGGTCGCTGGCCTTGCTGCTGGCCGATCTGCCTATCTTTATCCGCCAATGCCACGCAGAACGCGATCTGGCTGCTCTCGGGCAGGCCATCGCAGAACAGGAGAACAACGCACCATGGAAGCTCTGA
- the otsB gene encoding trehalose-phosphatase, whose protein sequence is MTTPWPLPPHLPSDAALFLDFDGSLVPIAATPDGIVLPPQLLPLLRELQGLLGGALAIISGREIAVLDAYLQPLRLACAGAHGAQRRDASGRQWELSPGDISAVIAACQQLTLAHPALYVEPKQSGVALHYRRDPALEPLCLHSLEEMLAHMPQWTLLRGKCVLEILPVGASKGGAIQAFMQAPPFTGRTPFFLGDDLSDESGFAAVLAERGVAIKVGPGASRASHRLAGVDAVYHWLQAACTQQQMFKNLSRSAEVHP, encoded by the coding sequence ATGACCACCCCCTGGCCCCTGCCGCCGCATCTGCCATCGGATGCGGCGCTTTTCCTGGACTTTGACGGCAGCTTGGTGCCGATTGCAGCAACACCGGACGGCATTGTGTTGCCGCCCCAGTTGCTGCCTTTGCTGCGCGAGCTTCAGGGTCTGCTGGGAGGGGCCTTGGCGATCATTTCTGGCAGGGAGATTGCCGTGTTGGACGCCTACCTGCAGCCCCTGCGGCTGGCCTGCGCCGGAGCACACGGCGCGCAGCGCCGCGATGCATCGGGCCGCCAATGGGAACTGAGTCCTGGCGATATCTCTGCGGTGATCGCCGCCTGCCAACAGCTAACCCTGGCCCATCCCGCGCTGTATGTAGAGCCCAAGCAAAGCGGTGTCGCCCTGCACTACCGCCGGGATCCCGCGTTGGAGCCCTTGTGCCTGCACAGCCTGGAGGAGATGCTGGCTCACATGCCGCAGTGGACGCTGTTGCGGGGCAAGTGCGTGCTGGAGATACTGCCCGTAGGTGCTAGCAAGGGTGGCGCCATCCAGGCCTTTATGCAGGCCCCACCCTTTACCGGCCGCACGCCGTTTTTTCTGGGCGATGACCTGAGTGACGAGAGCGGCTTTGCTGCTGTGCTGGCCGAGCGCGGCGTCGCCATCAAAGTGGGCCCCGGCGCCAGCCGGGCCAGCCACCGGCTGGCGGGGGTGGACGCGGTCTACCACTGGCTACAGGCGGCATGCACCCAGCAACAGATGTTTAAAAACCTGAGCCGCTCAGCCGAGGTGCATCCATGA
- a CDS encoding alpha/beta hydrolase, producing MTTQTPFLRQPPAEQALEAADRRSFIKTAGASAAALGLLSVAGTSAYASAAAPTLPALPVGADNFYRSDKVSLQKVAFQNQYGMQIVGNLYLPKSSNAAQLPALVVGHPMGAVKEQSANLYATKMAEQGFAALSIDLPFWGESEGKARNAVAPDLYAEAFSAAVDFLAAQDRVAAGRIGGIGICGSGGFIISAAKIDPRLRAIATVSMYDMGAVTRNGYGKSQTLVQRKAKLAQAAELRNQEYRSGQPIFQNYLPVVLPKDADPVTAMYHSFYRTPRGIAIPAGYTLEQTQNRTLASAVKFMNFYPFNDIETISPRPLLFIAGDQAHSREFSEDAYQRAAEPKELHWVRGANHVDLYDRANLIPWAKLSAFFNQHLAA from the coding sequence ATGACAACGCAAACCCCTTTCCTTCGCCAGCCACCAGCCGAACAAGCCCTCGAAGCAGCGGACCGCCGTAGCTTTATCAAAACAGCGGGAGCCAGTGCTGCAGCGCTGGGCTTGCTCTCGGTCGCCGGCACATCGGCCTACGCCTCGGCAGCAGCGCCCACGCTCCCTGCACTCCCGGTAGGCGCGGACAACTTCTACCGCAGCGACAAGGTAAGCCTGCAAAAAGTGGCCTTCCAGAACCAGTACGGCATGCAGATCGTCGGCAATCTGTACCTGCCTAAGTCCAGCAACGCGGCCCAACTGCCCGCGCTGGTGGTGGGCCATCCGATGGGCGCGGTCAAGGAACAAAGCGCCAATCTGTATGCGACCAAGATGGCCGAGCAAGGCTTTGCGGCGCTGTCCATCGATCTGCCGTTTTGGGGGGAGAGCGAGGGCAAGGCCCGCAACGCAGTGGCGCCCGACCTGTATGCCGAAGCGTTCAGCGCGGCGGTGGATTTTCTGGCAGCGCAAGACCGGGTGGCAGCAGGGCGCATCGGCGGCATCGGCATTTGCGGCAGCGGCGGCTTCATCATCAGCGCCGCCAAGATTGACCCACGCTTGCGCGCCATTGCCACCGTGAGCATGTATGACATGGGTGCGGTCACCCGCAATGGCTACGGCAAATCGCAGACGCTGGTGCAGCGCAAAGCCAAGCTGGCCCAGGCCGCTGAGTTGCGCAATCAGGAGTACCGCAGCGGCCAGCCGATTTTTCAGAACTACCTGCCAGTCGTCTTGCCCAAGGATGCCGACCCGGTGACCGCCATGTACCACAGCTTTTACCGCACGCCCCGAGGCATTGCGATTCCAGCGGGCTACACCTTGGAGCAGACGCAGAACCGCACCCTGGCCAGCGCGGTGAAGTTCATGAACTTCTACCCCTTCAACGACATCGAGACGATCTCGCCGCGCCCGCTGCTGTTTATTGCTGGTGACCAGGCGCACTCCAGGGAATTCAGCGAAGACGCCTACCAGCGCGCCGCGGAGCCCAAGGAGCTGCATTGGGTGCGCGGCGCCAACCATGTGGACCTCTACGACCGGGCGAACCTGATCCCCTGGGCCAAGCTCAGCGCATTTTTCAACCAGCACCTGGCCGCCTAA
- a CDS encoding LysR family transcriptional regulator, which translates to MATSKIHDLQAFVAVAQAQSFTKAAARLRVTPSALSHAMRGLEERLGVRLVARTTRNVAPTEAGERLLRSIAPLFEQISAEVEALSSAQDRPRGTLRISCTDDQIALILRPMLAPFVRDYPDITLEFYVDYGFTNVIEQRFDAGIRMGESISQDMIAVRIGPDWRLAVVGSPAYFAQHAPPSTPHALTQHACINIRHRSSGPIYAWEFEKDGQAFTVKAEGQLVFNSIMHVLNAAVDGIGLAYVPEPLLAPYLADGRLQEILTDWCPTFEGYHLYYPNRRQPSPAFTAFVDAIKYPG; encoded by the coding sequence ATGGCCACTTCCAAAATCCATGACCTGCAAGCTTTTGTGGCAGTTGCCCAAGCGCAGAGCTTTACCAAGGCCGCTGCCCGGCTGCGCGTCACCCCTTCTGCCCTCAGCCATGCCATGCGTGGATTGGAAGAGCGGCTGGGCGTGCGGCTGGTGGCCCGCACCACGCGCAATGTGGCGCCCACCGAAGCGGGCGAGCGCCTGCTGCGGTCCATTGCGCCACTGTTTGAGCAGATCAGCGCTGAAGTCGAGGCGCTCAGCAGCGCGCAAGACCGCCCACGGGGCACCCTGCGCATCAGCTGTACCGACGACCAGATTGCTTTGATACTGCGCCCGATGCTGGCCCCATTTGTGCGTGACTATCCGGACATCACGCTGGAGTTCTATGTCGACTACGGCTTTACCAATGTGATCGAGCAGCGCTTTGATGCCGGCATACGCATGGGGGAGTCCATCAGCCAGGACATGATTGCGGTACGCATCGGGCCAGACTGGCGCCTGGCGGTGGTCGGCTCGCCGGCCTACTTCGCGCAGCATGCGCCGCCTTCCACGCCGCATGCGCTGACGCAGCATGCTTGCATCAATATCCGGCACCGATCGAGCGGCCCCATCTACGCCTGGGAATTCGAGAAAGACGGCCAGGCGTTTACTGTAAAGGCCGAAGGACAGCTGGTCTTCAACAGCATCATGCATGTGCTCAATGCCGCCGTGGACGGCATCGGGCTGGCCTATGTGCCTGAACCCTTGCTCGCGCCCTACCTGGCAGATGGCCGCCTGCAGGAAATTCTGACGGACTGGTGCCCCACGTTTGAGGGCTACCACCTGTACTACCCCAACCGCCGCCAGCCCTCGCCCGCTTTCACCGCCTTTGTAGACGCCATCAAGTACCCGGGCTGA
- a CDS encoding alpha,alpha-trehalose-phosphate synthase (UDP-forming) gives MSRLVVVSNRVADPRDAAPGGLAIALEEALQRQGGLWFGWGGQVTEQPNPPLSLRQWGAVTVATTHLQACDHDSYYSGFCNKVLWPVFHNRLDLAEFDPAFYEGYQRVNRQFAQQLLPLLQDDDVIWVHDYHLLHLAAELRALGCRQRIGFFLHIPFPPLVALSAVPQHQTLMQALMAFDLVGLQSRQDLAHFESYVLAQADGRSSHRHHYRAHGQQTRCEVFPIGIDAQAFAALTDTPPAQQVQAMMAQEHGQRRLVVGIDRLDYSKGLPERIHAFRDLLERHPEHRRSATLVQIGSPTREHLQAYADLRHQFESLCGAINGDFGELDWMPVRYIHQVLTRAQLAGLCRSAAVGLVTPLRDGMNLVAKEFIAAQDPADPGVLVLSRFAGAAEQLQEALLVNPYDAHCTANSMDQALQMPLAERIDRHQKLLARIQAEDVHWWCQRFLHALDQCQPALQRKPRITVPAHRLVAAADTDLPMTRPTRDGSFPYLRVVAGSGPAQQASAAAVRIGR, from the coding sequence ATGAGCCGCCTCGTCGTCGTCTCCAACCGGGTCGCCGATCCGCGAGATGCCGCCCCCGGTGGCCTGGCCATTGCGTTGGAGGAAGCCCTGCAGCGCCAAGGCGGCCTGTGGTTTGGTTGGGGCGGCCAGGTGACTGAGCAGCCCAATCCCCCACTGTCGCTGCGCCAATGGGGCGCCGTCACCGTTGCCACCACACACCTGCAAGCCTGCGACCATGACAGCTACTACAGCGGCTTTTGCAACAAGGTGCTGTGGCCCGTTTTCCACAACCGGCTGGATCTTGCGGAGTTCGACCCCGCGTTCTACGAGGGCTACCAACGCGTCAACCGGCAGTTTGCCCAGCAGCTGCTCCCCCTGCTGCAAGACGACGACGTCATCTGGGTGCATGACTACCACTTGCTGCACTTAGCCGCAGAGCTGCGCGCGCTGGGCTGCAGACAACGCATCGGCTTTTTTCTGCACATCCCCTTTCCGCCCTTGGTGGCGCTCAGCGCCGTGCCGCAGCACCAAACGCTCATGCAGGCTTTGATGGCCTTTGACCTGGTGGGCCTGCAAAGCCGACAAGACCTGGCGCATTTTGAGAGCTATGTGCTGGCCCAGGCCGATGGCCGCAGCAGCCACCGCCACCATTACCGTGCCCATGGGCAGCAAACCCGTTGTGAGGTGTTCCCGATTGGCATTGATGCCCAGGCCTTTGCGGCGCTGACGGACACACCCCCAGCCCAGCAAGTGCAAGCCATGATGGCGCAGGAGCACGGCCAGCGCCGCTTGGTGGTCGGCATAGACCGGCTCGACTACTCCAAGGGTCTGCCCGAGCGTATCCACGCTTTCCGTGATCTGTTGGAGCGCCACCCCGAACACCGGCGCAGTGCCACCTTGGTGCAGATCGGCTCGCCCACCCGCGAGCACCTGCAGGCCTATGCCGATCTTCGCCACCAGTTCGAATCGCTGTGCGGTGCCATCAATGGGGACTTTGGCGAGCTGGACTGGATGCCCGTCCGCTACATCCACCAAGTGCTGACCCGCGCCCAGCTGGCGGGGCTGTGCCGCTCTGCAGCCGTGGGCCTGGTCACGCCCTTGCGCGATGGCATGAACCTGGTCGCCAAGGAATTTATTGCCGCGCAGGACCCAGCTGACCCTGGTGTGCTGGTGCTGTCGCGCTTTGCCGGCGCGGCCGAGCAACTGCAAGAGGCCTTGCTGGTGAACCCCTATGACGCCCACTGCACCGCCAACAGCATGGACCAGGCGCTGCAGATGCCACTGGCCGAGCGCATCGACCGGCACCAAAAACTGCTGGCCCGCATCCAGGCCGAGGATGTGCACTGGTGGTGCCAGCGCTTTTTGCATGCGCTGGACCAGTGCCAGCCCGCACTGCAGCGCAAACCCCGTATCACTGTGCCTGCGCACCGCCTGGTCGCCGCTGCCGATACCGACTTGCCGATGACCCGCCCCACGCGGGATGGCAGCTTTCCCTATCTGCGTGTGGTGGCGGGCAGCGGCCCGGCCCAGCAAGCCAGCGCCGCCGCTGTACGCATAGGCCGTTGA
- the ligD gene encoding DNA ligase D, with product MPSSLDKYQAKRNFAETPEPAEGGESVAGQLQFVIQKHWASHLHYDLRLELDGVMKSWAVPKGPSLDPSHKRMAVQVEDHPISYNSFEGQIPAGHYGAGKVIVWDKGLWLPLADPEEGYRKGKLQFALQGHKLGGQWTLVRMKGKEGERQPPWLLIKEADDFARKAEELDIVTAQPDSVASAQRAVGTKTRAAPAAQPIKSIKPSRAKTTALPTSMAPQLATLYDAPPQNAEDWAWELKFDGYRMAARKKGRQLQLWTRNGKDWTAKMPALAAALQHLQLDNAWLDGEVVALNDQGLPDFQRLQNAFDGEGTTDLVYYLFDLPFANGQDLRGQPWQARRDALQAALDASPGLGDKVRISEGFAGDPVQLLASACALGMEGIVGKRKDASYRAGRSADWIKLKCGQRQEFVIGGYTRPKGTRSGLGSLLLGVHGSQGQLVYAGNVGTGFNESSLRALTVQLQKIQTKTCPFSDPERIEYEALWVKPQLVAEVAFAGWTGQGRLRHAVFHGLREDKPASHITREKAATMPARKKAQPAASGIEVSHGDRIIDASTGVTKLDVVRYYEQVAPLMMEHLQDRPTSLMRTPDGVAGEHFFQKHWQVRAMAGIVQLPQSLDPEHPPLLAIAGAKGLAQAAQFNVVEFHTWNAKRDKILRPDRMTFDLDPGEGVAWSAVREAAELVRVLLLELGLEPFLKTSGGKGLHLVVPIQRRHDWDTVKGFSKAIVQHLAATVPQRFVAKSGPQNRKGKIFVDYLRNGWGATTVSAWSVRARPGTGVSVPIAWSELDQVSGGAHWGIQSVQTRFSKGNSPWKGYAKAAVSMGPAMQRLGYSASATKA from the coding sequence ATGCCCAGCTCCCTCGACAAATACCAAGCCAAGCGCAACTTCGCCGAGACACCCGAGCCGGCTGAAGGCGGCGAATCGGTGGCAGGGCAGCTGCAGTTTGTCATCCAAAAACACTGGGCCAGCCATTTGCACTATGACCTGCGGCTGGAGCTGGATGGGGTGATGAAAAGCTGGGCGGTGCCCAAGGGGCCGAGCCTGGACCCGAGCCACAAGCGCATGGCCGTGCAGGTGGAAGACCACCCGATCTCGTACAACAGCTTTGAAGGACAGATCCCCGCTGGCCACTATGGCGCGGGCAAAGTGATTGTTTGGGACAAGGGCCTGTGGCTGCCGCTGGCCGACCCCGAGGAGGGCTACCGCAAGGGCAAGCTGCAGTTTGCGCTGCAAGGCCACAAGCTGGGCGGCCAATGGACTTTGGTGCGCATGAAGGGCAAGGAAGGCGAGCGCCAACCGCCCTGGCTGCTGATCAAGGAGGCCGATGACTTTGCGCGCAAGGCGGAGGAGCTGGATATCGTCACCGCGCAGCCCGACAGCGTGGCCAGTGCGCAGCGAGCGGTAGGCACCAAGACCCGCGCTGCGCCTGCAGCCCAACCTATCAAGTCCATCAAACCCAGCAGGGCCAAAACCACTGCCTTGCCCACCAGCATGGCGCCGCAGCTGGCAACGCTGTACGACGCACCACCGCAAAATGCCGAGGACTGGGCCTGGGAGCTGAAGTTTGACGGCTACCGCATGGCAGCGCGCAAAAAGGGCCGCCAGCTGCAGCTGTGGACCCGCAATGGCAAGGACTGGACGGCGAAGATGCCCGCGCTGGCAGCGGCCCTGCAGCATCTGCAGTTGGACAATGCCTGGCTGGATGGCGAGGTGGTGGCCTTGAACGACCAAGGCTTGCCCGATTTTCAGCGGCTGCAAAACGCGTTTGATGGAGAGGGCACGACCGACCTGGTCTACTACCTTTTCGACCTGCCCTTTGCCAATGGCCAGGATCTGCGCGGCCAACCTTGGCAAGCGCGGCGCGATGCCCTGCAGGCGGCGCTGGATGCCAGCCCCGGCCTGGGCGATAAGGTGCGTATCAGCGAAGGGTTTGCCGGCGATCCGGTGCAGCTGCTGGCTTCGGCCTGCGCGTTGGGCATGGAAGGCATTGTCGGCAAGCGCAAAGATGCCAGCTACCGGGCGGGCCGCAGCGCAGATTGGATCAAGCTCAAATGTGGTCAGCGGCAGGAGTTTGTCATTGGCGGCTACACGCGCCCCAAGGGCACACGCAGCGGCCTGGGATCCTTGCTGCTGGGGGTGCATGGCAGTCAAGGCCAATTGGTCTATGCCGGCAATGTGGGCACCGGCTTTAACGAGAGCAGCCTGCGCGCACTGACGGTGCAGTTGCAAAAAATCCAGACCAAGACATGCCCTTTTTCCGATCCAGAGCGCATCGAGTACGAAGCCTTGTGGGTCAAGCCGCAGTTGGTGGCTGAAGTCGCTTTTGCCGGCTGGACCGGCCAGGGACGCTTGCGCCACGCGGTCTTCCATGGCTTGCGCGAGGACAAGCCCGCAAGCCACATCACCCGGGAGAAAGCAGCCACCATGCCAGCCCGCAAGAAAGCCCAACCGGCAGCCAGCGGCATCGAGGTCAGCCACGGCGACCGCATCATCGATGCCAGCACGGGCGTGACCAAGCTGGACGTGGTGCGCTACTACGAGCAGGTGGCGCCGCTGATGATGGAGCACCTGCAAGACCGGCCCACCTCGCTGATGCGCACACCCGATGGGGTGGCGGGCGAGCATTTCTTCCAGAAGCATTGGCAGGTACGCGCGATGGCCGGCATTGTGCAACTGCCCCAGTCGCTGGACCCGGAACACCCGCCGCTGCTGGCCATTGCCGGCGCCAAAGGCCTGGCCCAGGCGGCACAGTTCAATGTGGTGGAGTTCCACACCTGGAACGCCAAGCGCGACAAGATCCTGCGGCCCGACCGCATGACTTTTGACCTGGACCCGGGCGAGGGCGTCGCCTGGTCGGCGGTGCGGGAGGCCGCTGAATTGGTGCGGGTACTGCTGCTGGAGCTGGGATTGGAGCCTTTTCTCAAAACCAGCGGTGGCAAGGGCCTGCACCTGGTGGTGCCGATCCAGCGCCGGCACGATTGGGACACCGTCAAAGGCTTCTCCAAAGCCATCGTGCAGCACCTGGCTGCCACGGTGCCCCAGCGCTTTGTGGCCAAGAGTGGGCCGCAAAACCGCAAGGGCAAGATCTTTGTCGACTACCTGCGCAATGGCTGGGGCGCCACCACCGTCAGCGCCTGGTCGGTACGGGCGCGGCCGGGCACGGGCGTGTCCGTACCCATCGCTTGGTCCGAGCTGGACCAGGTCAGTGGCGGCGCGCATTGGGGCATCCAATCGGTCCAAACGCGTTTCAGCAAGGGCAATTCACCCTGGAAGGGCTATGCAAAGGCTGCAGTCTCGATGGGCCCGGCGATGCAGCGTTTGGGTTATTCGGCCTCGGCCACGAAGGCCTGA
- a CDS encoding MFS transporter — protein MTLCVFVLIASEFMPVSLLTPMAADMRVSEGWIGYGIAISGAFAVLTSLSIPALAGAINRKTLLLGLTALMGVSGLVVGMAHSYAVYMVGRALIGVVVGGFWAMSAAVAMRLVPANKVAKALAIFNSGNALATVVAAPLGSYLGGIIGWRGAFLCLVPLALVALVWQWVALPSMRVELRQAGPRSAGPHSAQRFSLFRILQRPVVRLGMLAAGAFFMGQFMLFTYVRPFLETAAQADAVHLSLVLLLMGGAGFIGTSLVGMVLKKGLYRTLCSMALLMAGIALALAIWGKGLNTASVLLALWGLLATAAPVGWWLWLAQTLPDDAEAGGGLMVAVIQLSIALGSTSGGLLFDSQGYQGTFVASAGVLLLAAGLIAATAMAKRAVQVQAGGSRRAATA, from the coding sequence ATGACGCTCTGCGTCTTTGTGCTGATTGCCTCCGAGTTCATGCCCGTCAGTCTGTTGACGCCGATGGCGGCAGATATGCGGGTCAGCGAAGGCTGGATCGGCTACGGCATTGCCATCTCTGGCGCCTTTGCGGTGCTGACCAGCCTGTCGATACCGGCGCTGGCCGGTGCCATCAACCGCAAGACCTTGCTGCTGGGCTTGACCGCGCTGATGGGCGTGTCCGGCTTGGTCGTGGGCATGGCGCACAGCTATGCCGTCTACATGGTCGGGCGCGCGCTGATCGGGGTGGTGGTCGGCGGTTTTTGGGCCATGTCTGCGGCAGTGGCCATGCGGCTGGTGCCTGCCAACAAAGTGGCCAAGGCCTTGGCGATTTTCAACAGCGGCAATGCGCTGGCCACCGTCGTCGCGGCGCCGCTGGGCAGCTATCTGGGCGGCATCATCGGTTGGAGGGGTGCATTCCTCTGCCTGGTGCCGCTGGCCTTGGTGGCGCTGGTCTGGCAATGGGTGGCGCTGCCATCGATGCGGGTGGAGCTGCGTCAGGCCGGGCCGCGATCGGCCGGGCCGCACTCGGCGCAGCGTTTCAGCCTGTTCCGCATTCTTCAGCGGCCCGTGGTCAGGCTGGGAATGCTGGCGGCAGGTGCCTTCTTCATGGGTCAGTTCATGCTGTTTACCTATGTGCGCCCGTTTCTGGAAACAGCGGCACAGGCGGATGCCGTCCACCTATCGCTGGTTCTGCTGCTGATGGGCGGTGCTGGTTTTATCGGCACCAGCCTGGTGGGCATGGTCCTGAAAAAAGGCCTGTACCGCACGCTGTGCAGCATGGCGCTGCTGATGGCGGGCATTGCGCTGGCTTTGGCCATCTGGGGCAAGGGCTTGAACACGGCCAGTGTGTTGCTGGCGCTATGGGGCTTGCTCGCAACTGCTGCGCCGGTAGGCTGGTGGCTGTGGCTGGCCCAAACGCTGCCCGACGATGCAGAGGCCGGCGGTGGGCTGATGGTCGCCGTGATCCAGCTGTCCATCGCGCTGGGCTCCACCAGCGGTGGCCTGCTGTTTGACAGCCAGGGCTACCAGGGGACCTTTGTCGCCAGCGCGGGCGTGCTGCTGCTGGCCGCCGGCCTGATTGCCGCCACAGCGATGGCCAAGCGTGCAGTACAGGTGCAAGCGGGCGGGTCCAGGCGGGCAGCAACCGCGTAG
- a CDS encoding Ku protein: MTAQQGNAPTSTRTIWKGAISFGLVHVPIGLYTATRDSGIDFDWLDKRSMEPVGYKRINKRTGKEIASSDIVKGVEYEDGRYVILSQDEISAAFPKTTQTIEIEAFVDADDIPLIYLERPYYTAPLKRGEKVYALLREALRKTNKVGVAKVVIQTKQHLAVLVPCGRALVLNLLRWGGDIRSFEQLDLPPLAAKAAGISSAEMDMAVALIEDKAQAWNADDFRNSFSDEIHKLIDAKVKSGEVEEVVQAPKESAVSGGAEILDLTALLKRSLAGGAKAADAKPAARKTKAAPAKTKAKASAPAKAAAAEPKSKAKPKPKPKPTATSAKARKTAPASRRAA, encoded by the coding sequence ATGACAGCGCAGCAAGGCAATGCACCGACATCGACCCGAACCATCTGGAAAGGCGCCATCAGCTTTGGGCTGGTGCATGTGCCCATAGGGCTGTACACGGCCACCCGCGATTCGGGCATTGACTTTGACTGGCTCGACAAGCGCTCGATGGAGCCGGTGGGCTACAAGCGCATCAACAAGCGCACTGGCAAGGAGATTGCCAGCAGCGACATCGTCAAAGGCGTGGAGTACGAAGATGGCCGCTATGTCATCCTGAGCCAGGACGAGATCAGCGCCGCCTTTCCCAAAACCACGCAAACCATCGAGATCGAGGCCTTTGTCGATGCCGATGACATTCCGCTGATCTACCTGGAGCGGCCTTACTACACGGCGCCACTGAAGCGCGGCGAGAAGGTGTATGCGTTGCTGCGCGAGGCGCTGCGCAAGACCAACAAGGTGGGCGTTGCCAAGGTCGTCATCCAGACCAAGCAGCATCTGGCCGTGCTGGTGCCCTGCGGCCGGGCGCTGGTGCTGAATCTGCTGCGCTGGGGTGGCGATATCCGCTCGTTTGAGCAGCTGGATCTCCCCCCGCTGGCCGCCAAGGCCGCCGGTATCAGCAGCGCCGAGATGGACATGGCGGTGGCCTTGATAGAGGACAAGGCCCAGGCCTGGAATGCCGATGATTTTCGCAATTCTTTCTCGGACGAAATCCACAAGCTGATCGATGCCAAGGTCAAATCGGGCGAGGTGGAAGAAGTCGTGCAGGCGCCGAAGGAGTCTGCCGTCTCGGGCGGAGCAGAGATTCTGGATCTGACGGCCTTGCTCAAGCGCAGCCTAGCCGGTGGTGCCAAAGCGGCAGACGCCAAGCCTGCTGCCCGTAAAACCAAGGCAGCGCCGGCCAAAACCAAAGCCAAGGCCAGTGCCCCCGCCAAAGCAGCCGCTGCAGAGCCTAAATCCAAGGCCAAACCCAAGCCCAAACCCAAGCCCACTGCTACATCAGCCAAGGCCCGCAAAACGGCGCCCGCCAGCCGCCGCGCGGCTTAG